One Candidatus Glassbacteria bacterium genomic window, CTCTCGATCCGCCTGCCGGCCAGCCTGCGGAACACAATCCCGCCGGCCAGCGGCAGCAGGACCGCCTTGATGATGGTCAGCATCATGCCCGCATATGGAATATGGACCACATTGCCCAGCAGGACAAGCGTCAGGGCGGGTGTGATCCACGGACTGAGGAAAGTGGAGACAGTGGTGAGCGCCACCGAATAGGCGACGTTTCCCCGGGCGATATAGGCCAGCACGTTGGAACTCATCGCGCCGGGCACGCAGCCGGTAAGCACCAGCCCCAGCGCCAGTTCCGGCCTGGTTTCGATCAGCCGGGTCAGCCCGTAGGCGGCCAGCGGCATGATCGTGAACTGCGCCAGCGAACCCAGGGCGATCTTGTCCCAGCGGCGGAGCGTGTCTGCGGCGTCATCGAGCTGGAGAGTCGCTCCGATCCCGAACATGGCCAGGCCGAAAAACAAGGTCACCTGCTCGCTGACCCAGCCGCCGAACACTCCGGGTTGGCAGTAAGCCAGCGTACAGCCTGCGATCACCCAGACCGGGAACATGGCGTTGATCGTTTTAATCGCCCGCATTAAACAGCCTGCCTGCCGGATAGATAAATTTCACAATCATCCAAGTGATGCAGATAACCGTAATCAGCTTGTTTTGCTCCCGGCCCTCCGTGCTATGAAGCTCAATACTATACCGGCGGCGGGCCACAGGCAAGAGAGGAGCATTGCATACAATTCGATCAAAAACGTAACCGGAAGGCTGGAATTAAAGTTAGTATGGGTGATATTATTATTAAACGCGATCTCCTCCCCGCCGGGACCGAGGTCAAGGCAGGGAACAGGCCCGGAGATCAGCCGTGCCGCAAGATCACTGATTAAGGAGGGGCGAGGCCCGTAAATCGAGAGCGGATCCACCCCCCCCCCTCCTTCGTCAAATAACAGGAGTGCCGCCATGCGCAACGTCCGGCCTATGAGAGCTTTGGCAGCTTCGCTGCTTGGATTGATGATCGCCTGCCCTCTGGCGATTGCCCAGGATGAAACCACCGGCTACAGGGAGATGATGAAAGACGTTTTCGATCCGGTCTGCCTGGACTGCCACAACAGTGCGCTCACCGGCAGCGCCCGCAACGGTGCCCCATCGAGTGTCAATTGGGACACCTACACCCTGGCCGCTGTCAATGCCAGCAACGGTAACACTCGCGCCCAGGCAGGCACCATGCCTCCGGTATCGTCCGGCAAATCTCTCTCCGCCACCCAGCAAGCCACTTTCCAGGCCTGGATCGATGACAGCACGGCGCTGGGCACGGTGGTCGATTACCAGGACATGCGCGACTTGGTGTTCGTGCCGGTCTGCATGATCTGCCACAGCAGCACGGTCAGCAACCGCAACGGAGCGCCGTCAACTGTCAATTGGGACACCTACGCCGCCGCCCGGACCAAAGCCGTCAGCGGTAACCTGCGCGCCCAGGCCGGTACGATGCCACCGA contains:
- a CDS encoding bile acid:sodium symporter family protein, which produces MRAIKTINAMFPVWVIAGCTLAYCQPGVFGGWVSEQVTLFFGLAMFGIGATLQLDDAADTLRRWDKIALGSLAQFTIMPLAAYGLTRLIETRPELALGLVLTGCVPGAMSSNVLAYIARGNVAYSVALTTVSTFLSPWITPALTLVLLGNVVHIPYAGMMLTIIKAVLLPLAGGIVFRRLAGRRIESFIELFPTLSIFAIVVICAVVVARNVELIREASLVILLLVVLLNALGMAGGWWFGRLIRLREAEKRTLAIEIGMQNAGMGTVLALTHFSHMPGVALPSAIFTVWCIVSASLFSLTAYRGAQ